DNA sequence from the Malus domestica chromosome 11, GDT2T_hap1 genome:
GGCGCAATGAGGTTGGAAAAATGCTGGTTTTGTTCCTCTACCGTATACCCTGGACATGGGATTCAGTTTGTTCGCAACGATGCAAAGGTAAAGTTGTTATATACTCCCTACTAAAGCACAGAAGTTGTTGTATTCATATTGTAGTATTCTCAACATGGACCATGGTATAGCTATACAGTGATGCACTCGTGAACTCTAAATAAGATATTTTAACTTCAGATACTTTGTCCTGGTCGTTAAACTTGAATTTACCTTTGACTACATGTAAAAGTTTGAAAATGGTACTCACTTTAGCCCCGAACAGCTGAACCTGTATGGTTTTCCAGTCTATACTATATTCAACTGCTGCCTGATTTACTGTTGGTTGGGTTGATAGGGAAGTATAAGTCAGCCTAGATTAGATTTGTTTACATGGTTATGTCAAGGATGCTATGTATGCTCATTCCATTCATAGTTGACGTTAGAATGAGTCAATTTATATGGCACTCAAGTTGGGCTTTTTTTGGGGGTTTTGTTTTGGATTGAAGTCCTCAAGTCGAGTTAATTTCTTGATCTTTTAGTTCAGATTTACTCCACGAATAGTTTGCATTTTCTGTACTCCTTATGGTTTCACTGTTAAATGGATGATGGTTACTGATTACATTCACATATATGATGTGGGACTAGATTACCTGACACCATTCCTCCTCTAGATTTTTCGATTCTGTAGATCCAAATGCCACAAGAACTTTAAAATGAAGAGGAATCCTCGTAAAGTGAAATGGACTAAGGCTTATAGGCGGTTGCGTGGAAAGGATATGACACAGGTAAACAAACATTGATCTCTCTTAGTCCAATCTTGGtcattttattgtttcaaaCATTTTAGTAAGATTGTTGAAGTGCTTGGGGGTAATATACTGTTAGTTATGTTACTCTTTGCTTTCTTCCCTGTAGGACTCAACCTTTGAGTTTGAGAGAAAGCGAAATAGGCCCGAGAGATACGACAGGAGTCTTACAGAAAACACTTTGAAGGCAATTAAGAAGATCGATAAAGTCAGAGTGGAGAGAGAGGCCAGACACCACAAGAATAGGTACTTTCTTCCTCTTCCCTTTTAACCTTTTGTAGAAATGGTAAACCTGTTTTTGGGTTTCTTCATCTTACGGAACTTGTTGAAAAACTTGTGCAGGATGAAGGGCAAGAGTGCCAAGGAGCACAATGAGGCAATTAAAGAGATTGATCAGAGCACCATTTTGGTCAAAGCTCCGAGTGCGCTACAGCAAGAGCCTTCACTCGTCAAGGTTTCCCAACCGCAACTCGACAAAAACGTTGCCATGGAGGAGTAATTTTATTGTTGCAGCCATGGTTTTATGTCTCTTTTGCGTCCACGGTTCCATCAAATAGCAAGACGGTTGTTTGTGTGGATTGAAGTTTTGGATCCCGATTTCCTTTCATGAATTGTAGCTACTGATTTAATCTAAATTATGTTTGTTGAGTCCCAGATTTGCTGTAAACATTTATAACAAGATATGCTATATGTAGGTTTTTGAATTTATGCTCCAAAAGTTAGTTATTTTTGCCTGGGGATTGCGTTAAGTCAAATTTTCATGTTCTtccacttatattatgacacgtagaatatcatattgtatcccatatatttaaaaaaatttctcttgaAGATGAAGCTAGATAACTTCAAGATGGCGGAGGTTCGAATTCCGTCGATaattaatttaacatttaaAACTTATCGTTTgacaagaaaaatttaatttaataaaaaaatcttcaAGAGTCAACGTGTCACTATATTACCTTCCCCCTCCTCACCCTGACCCACAGAAGCAACGGTAACCATACAAAACCCCCTCCAACTGATTTTTCGAGCTCTTCAGCGCCAAACAAcccaaaacaaagagaaacaaACGCTTCCAAATCCAAATTCCAGATTATGATCTCACTCACTCCCACTCCCTCTCTCGTCCACCGCACAATCTCCGCTGTCGTCGTCCTCTTCCCGATCCCAAACCCGACAAGGGTGCACCCTAGCAGTAGCACCAGCCCCTTCAGGATCCGATGCTCTTCGGCTGGCTCGGGCTTGCAGGAGGCGCCCAAGTCCTCCGAGGAGAGGAAGCTGAGCTCCGAGCTCTACTCGTCGGTGCCATTCCCGGCGGTGAAGGGGGCAAAGAGGGTGGTGCTGGTGAGGCACGGGCAGAGCACGTGGAACGAGGAAGGCCGGATCCAGGGGAGCTCCAATTTCTCTGTGCTCACCAAGAAAGGCGAGGCTCAGGCTGAGACTTCCCGCCTGATGCTCATCGATGATGCCTTCGATGTCTGCTTCACCAGGTTCGGATCTTTGCATTTCGATTTGTTTTGTAGCTTATGTAATGCTCGAGAAATAATTGAATTGTTGGGAATGTGGTCTCATTGTTTTAAGCAATTGTTAATGCTGTTAATTTTTGAGGATATGATTGGGGTTTTAGGTTTCACATGGAAAAATATTTATGAGATTATAAGCATTAATTAAATTACCTAAGTAAAAGACGGGCTGCGTCGATGCAAGGAGTCATTCCTACTTGCAGACAAATCACAGCCTTACATCTCTGCATTTCTCTTTGGTGTGAT
Encoded proteins:
- the LOC103447989 gene encoding probable ribosome biogenesis protein RLP24; translated protein: MRLEKCWFCSSTVYPGHGIQFVRNDAKIFRFCRSKCHKNFKMKRNPRKVKWTKAYRRLRGKDMTQDSTFEFERKRNRPERYDRSLTENTLKAIKKIDKVRVEREARHHKNRMKGKSAKEHNEAIKEIDQSTILVKAPSALQQEPSLVKVSQPQLDKNVAMEE